One Candidatus Hydrogenedentota bacterium DNA segment encodes these proteins:
- the fabG gene encoding 3-oxoacyl-[acyl-carrier-protein] reductase: MSEFSGKTVLITGGTRGIGRACAVAFATEGARVAICGRNDESAQKAAGEIAAEANGEVRGFGCDIADASAVDAMVKAVSEAFGPIYVLVNNAGITRDGLLMRMKSEDWSAVVDTNLTGAFNCCRAVTRDMLKQRAGRIINVSSIIGLRGQGGQTNYAAAKAGLIGFTKALAQELASRNITVNVIAPGYIDTDMTSFITEDIRKELLEKIPLNRVGTGDDIAAAAKFLASNGASYITGAVLQVDGGLAM; the protein is encoded by the coding sequence ATGAGCGAATTCTCGGGTAAGACCGTTTTGATCACCGGCGGGACGCGCGGCATCGGGCGCGCGTGCGCGGTAGCGTTTGCGACGGAGGGCGCGCGCGTCGCGATTTGCGGGCGCAACGACGAGTCTGCGCAAAAAGCGGCGGGCGAGATTGCCGCGGAAGCGAATGGCGAAGTGCGCGGGTTCGGTTGCGACATCGCGGACGCTTCAGCCGTCGATGCCATGGTAAAGGCCGTGAGCGAAGCCTTTGGGCCTATCTACGTATTGGTCAACAACGCCGGCATCACGCGCGACGGCTTGCTCATGCGCATGAAGAGCGAAGACTGGTCCGCCGTTGTGGATACCAATCTCACGGGTGCATTCAACTGCTGCCGCGCCGTTACGCGCGACATGCTCAAGCAGCGCGCCGGACGCATCATCAACGTGTCGTCGATAATCGGCCTGCGCGGGCAGGGAGGCCAGACGAACTATGCCGCGGCGAAAGCAGGTCTCATCGGGTTCACCAAAGCGCTCGCGCAGGAACTTGCGTCGCGGAATATCACCGTCAACGTCATCGCGCCCGGTTACATCGACACCGACATGACCTCGTTCATCACCGAAGACATCCGCAAGGAACTGCTCGAAAAGATTCCGCTCAATCGCGTCGGCACCGGCGACGATATCGCCGCCGCCGCAAAGTTTCTCGCCTCCAACGGCGCCTCGTACATCACCGGGGCGGTACTGCAAGTGGATGGCGGCTTGGCGATGTAG
- the plsX gene encoding phosphate acyltransferase PlsX: protein MRIAIDAMGSDAAPLPEVNGAIKAADKYGDLELILVGHDAQLKAAIGKRMRPNLSIVHASEVITMSDSPMVGVRKKKDASLLVAMRMVKQGTADAIISAGNTGAVMLASRIVLRQIAGVTRMPICQLMPTSTGTCLVLDLGANVDCDARHLCDFAEMGVVYSQDVLGKMSPRVGLLNIGEEQAKGSEVAKAVHRTLSAAPHVNFIGNVEPKALYRGEADVVVCDGFVGNVFLKTSEAAGSFIKTLLTREFKSSVFTMLGALLSRNAFKRLKRTIDPNEYGGAPLLGVNGVVIIMHGATNAKGVMNGINVARTAIAHNINAHIREGIAEMRSTEAQFGEAPPQAEAEATEGIM, encoded by the coding sequence ATGCGAATCGCGATTGACGCCATGGGATCGGACGCCGCTCCGTTGCCCGAGGTGAACGGCGCGATCAAGGCAGCGGACAAGTACGGCGACCTGGAACTCATCCTGGTCGGCCACGATGCGCAACTGAAAGCCGCCATCGGCAAGCGCATGCGGCCGAACCTTTCCATCGTTCACGCGTCCGAAGTTATCACCATGTCGGATTCCCCGATGGTGGGCGTGCGAAAGAAGAAGGACGCATCGCTGCTCGTCGCGATGCGGATGGTGAAGCAGGGCACCGCAGACGCGATCATCAGCGCGGGCAACACCGGCGCGGTGATGCTGGCCTCGCGGATCGTGCTGCGGCAAATCGCGGGCGTCACGCGGATGCCCATCTGCCAGCTCATGCCCACCTCGACGGGCACCTGCCTTGTACTCGATCTCGGCGCGAACGTCGATTGCGACGCGCGACACCTCTGCGACTTCGCGGAAATGGGCGTCGTGTATTCGCAGGACGTGCTGGGCAAGATGAGCCCGCGCGTGGGCCTGTTGAACATCGGCGAAGAACAGGCCAAGGGCAGCGAAGTGGCGAAGGCCGTTCACCGAACCCTCAGCGCGGCGCCGCACGTGAACTTCATCGGCAACGTCGAACCGAAGGCGCTGTATCGAGGCGAGGCGGACGTGGTCGTGTGCGACGGGTTCGTCGGGAACGTGTTTTTGAAGACCAGCGAGGCGGCGGGATCGTTTATCAAGACGCTGCTGACGCGCGAATTCAAGTCGAGCGTGTTCACGATGCTCGGGGCGTTGTTAAGCCGCAACGCGTTCAAGCGGCTGAAGCGCACCATCGATCCGAACGAGTACGGCGGAGCGCCGCTGCTCGGCGTGAATGGCGTCGTGATTATCATGCACGGCGCAACGAATGCCAAGGGCGTCATGAACGGCATCAACGTCGCGCGCACGGCCATCGCGCACAACATCAACGCGCACATTCGAGAAGGCATCGCGGAAATGCGCAGCACCGAGGCGCAGTTCGGCGAAGCGCCGCCCCAAGCCGAGGCGGAAGCGACCGAAGGGATTATGTAG
- the rpmF gene encoding 50S ribosomal protein L32 — protein MPVPKRRSGKAHRNHRRSHFALKKRVFSDCPSCGERIMPHRVCPKCGHYKERLVVPAES, from the coding sequence GTGCCAGTACCAAAGAGACGATCGGGCAAGGCCCATCGCAACCACCGCCGTTCGCATTTTGCGTTGAAGAAGCGCGTGTTTTCGGATTGCCCGAGCTGCGGCGAACGCATCATGCCGCACCGCGTGTGCCCAAAATGCGGCCACTACAAGGAACGCCTCGTCGTACCGGCTGAAAGCTAG
- a CDS encoding DUF177 domain-containing protein, with the protein MNTLQYPLGSIEEHGLSVDVTVPGEDLRPQGAKEFPVGPVTVRGTISPGGPEYIFYGTVSGSITAPCDRCLVDTQQSFTSEVTWAFVHGAPEHHGAVSEEDEDDLDDLDDGAVVPFDGQTIDLLPTVWEEVVLAMPAKVLCKDDCAGLCPKCGANLNRENCGCAVAMEDGRFSSKGLAGLKDMLPKLKAPLEE; encoded by the coding sequence GTGAATACGTTGCAGTATCCCCTTGGGTCGATCGAGGAGCATGGCCTTTCGGTCGACGTGACGGTGCCTGGTGAAGACCTTCGGCCGCAGGGCGCGAAGGAGTTTCCCGTTGGTCCGGTGACGGTCAGGGGGACGATTTCGCCGGGCGGGCCGGAATACATCTTTTACGGTACGGTTTCGGGGTCGATAACGGCCCCCTGCGACCGGTGCCTGGTGGATACGCAGCAATCGTTTACGTCGGAGGTGACGTGGGCGTTTGTGCATGGCGCACCGGAGCACCACGGGGCCGTGTCCGAAGAAGACGAAGACGACCTTGATGACTTGGACGACGGGGCAGTGGTCCCGTTCGATGGGCAGACGATAGACCTGCTTCCGACGGTCTGGGAAGAGGTCGTGCTGGCGATGCCGGCAAAAGTGTTGTGCAAGGACGATTGCGCGGGGTTGTGCCCGAAGTGCGGCGCGAACCTGAACCGCGAGAACTGCGGGTGCGCCGTCGCGATGGAAGACGGGCGTTTTTCGAGCAAAGGCTTGGCCGGGCTAAAGGACATGCTCCCAAAGCTGAAGGCCCCTCTGGAGGAGTAA
- a CDS encoding beta-lactamase family protein, giving the protein MSTELTRREALMAGAGGVLAAAPSTQPRREPMSVPPLAPRVEETFALVGPLVTELLARSGTPGLSLAIIRNREIAYAKGFGLANVATNSPVTPETVFQAASLTKPVFTYAALKLCDSGRMGLDTPLVTYIPHARVSREPRAHRITPRMVMAHTSGLPNFGSKRPLRMDFDPGAHFAYSGEAFNVLQEAVEAQSEQPLNTLLTDAIIKPFGLSDSALTWIDAFDTSAAIGYEWDGAPVKSPSRPSEAMAASSLHTTARDYAAFMLASLGHAKRGPEHLEYATERIMLSPQVHLSGPLAWGLGWALLLRDEGDIHWHIGDSRGYMSYAAMCRATGDGVAIFTNSRHGLRVCHAVAKELLDEQDEIFQWVYDVFYEGKLPEWQAV; this is encoded by the coding sequence GTGAGCACCGAACTCACCCGCCGCGAAGCGCTGATGGCTGGCGCCGGCGGTGTGCTCGCCGCGGCGCCTTCGACGCAACCCCGCCGCGAACCGATGTCTGTCCCGCCTTTGGCGCCACGCGTGGAAGAAACCTTCGCGCTCGTTGGGCCGCTGGTTACCGAACTGCTCGCGCGGTCGGGCACGCCGGGGCTGTCCCTTGCAATCATTCGCAATCGTGAGATTGCCTATGCAAAGGGCTTCGGTCTGGCAAACGTCGCGACGAATTCGCCCGTAACTCCGGAGACCGTTTTTCAAGCGGCATCGCTCACGAAACCGGTGTTTACCTACGCCGCGCTTAAGCTGTGCGATAGCGGGCGGATGGGGCTCGACACGCCGCTCGTCACGTACATTCCGCATGCGCGCGTGTCGCGCGAACCGCGCGCGCATCGCATCACCCCGCGCATGGTAATGGCGCACACGAGCGGCCTGCCCAACTTCGGCAGTAAGCGGCCGCTCAGAATGGATTTCGATCCCGGCGCGCACTTTGCCTACTCGGGCGAAGCGTTCAACGTATTGCAGGAAGCGGTCGAGGCACAAAGCGAACAGCCGCTGAACACGCTGCTGACGGATGCCATCATCAAACCGTTCGGGCTGTCGGACAGCGCGCTTACATGGATCGATGCCTTCGATACGTCCGCGGCAATCGGCTATGAGTGGGACGGCGCGCCGGTGAAATCGCCGAGCAGGCCGTCTGAGGCGATGGCCGCGTCGTCTCTGCACACGACGGCGCGCGACTACGCGGCGTTTATGTTGGCGTCGCTCGGCCACGCGAAGCGCGGACCGGAACACCTCGAATACGCGACCGAACGCATCATGTTGAGCCCGCAGGTGCATTTGTCCGGCCCGCTCGCATGGGGCCTCGGCTGGGCGCTGCTGCTGCGTGACGAGGGCGATATTCACTGGCACATCGGCGACAGCCGCGGCTACATGAGCTATGCGGCGATGTGCCGCGCGACGGGCGATGGCGTCGCGATCTTCACGAACAGCCGGCACGGGCTGCGCGTTTGCCACGCGGTCGCCAAGGAACTGCTCGACGAGCAGGACGAGATTTTCCAGTGGGTGTACGACGTGTTTTACGAGGGCAAGCTGCCGGAATGGCAGGCCGTCTAG
- a CDS encoding cyclic nucleotide-binding domain-containing protein: protein MISEKYEQLAKRVALFNGLDAEDVAKIFSKGMTMEVEKGNVLFYQGTTGNQMYVVLGGRIDLFDGKKHLTSMRTGDLFGEMAVIMNEPRTASAVAGETSRVFVLSETVFEKLMTKKAAIRILLNIIGVMARRIRDMNAKLAEARAELAKTVVMTENSEQSGS, encoded by the coding sequence ATGATCAGCGAAAAGTACGAGCAACTCGCCAAGCGCGTCGCATTGTTCAACGGTCTTGACGCCGAGGACGTCGCGAAGATTTTCTCGAAGGGCATGACCATGGAGGTCGAGAAGGGCAACGTGCTCTTCTATCAAGGCACGACCGGCAACCAGATGTACGTCGTTCTGGGCGGGCGCATCGATCTCTTCGACGGCAAGAAGCACCTCACGTCAATGAGGACCGGCGACCTGTTCGGCGAGATGGCGGTGATCATGAACGAGCCGCGCACCGCCTCCGCCGTTGCCGGCGAGACCAGCCGCGTATTCGTGTTGAGCGAGACCGTGTTCGAAAAGTTGATGACGAAGAAGGCGGCGATCCGCATCCTGCTCAACATCATCGGGGTGATGGCGCGGCGCATCCGCGATATGAATGCAAAGCTCGCGGAAGCGCGCGCGGAACTCGCCAAGACCGTTGTGATGACCGAGAATTCAGAACAAAGCGGGAGCTAG
- a CDS encoding PTS sugar transporter subunit IIA, protein MSRRLERITDRMILTKYITKTCILPAMSATSKADALKELTHLLFDKRKFDGVGAALDQILARETTESTGIGRGIAVPHARVTGMKQLACAVGRVPTGLDFKAVDRQPVQIIFLICYPPSEQTSYLNFVATVAKLLSDKTQLKAMLDAKTSDDMFDQLEAASATFTETHEQTVKKLKADPAIKKTPDGHADLMLLARLQLCQEMLQTARTGKAEVKERIDNIRSLVEPRILNHYDKLAKSRPPALVPVEGDTCQGCFMRLPSKFVQQVRQDPAHIHTCLNCARFIYVV, encoded by the coding sequence ATGTCGCGCCGCCTGGAAAGGATTACCGATCGAATGATTCTGACGAAGTACATCACGAAAACCTGTATTCTGCCGGCGATGTCCGCGACGTCGAAGGCAGATGCCCTTAAAGAGTTGACGCATTTACTGTTCGACAAGCGCAAGTTCGACGGCGTGGGCGCGGCGTTGGACCAGATTCTGGCGCGCGAGACTACCGAAAGCACCGGTATTGGCCGCGGCATCGCCGTGCCGCACGCGCGGGTGACCGGCATGAAACAGCTCGCGTGCGCCGTCGGGCGCGTTCCCACCGGATTGGATTTCAAGGCAGTCGATCGCCAGCCGGTCCAAATCATCTTCCTCATTTGCTACCCGCCGTCAGAGCAGACCTCGTACCTCAATTTTGTGGCGACCGTCGCGAAACTGCTGAGCGACAAGACCCAGCTCAAGGCGATGCTCGACGCAAAGACTTCCGACGACATGTTCGATCAACTCGAGGCGGCGTCGGCCACGTTTACGGAGACGCACGAGCAAACGGTGAAGAAGCTCAAGGCCGATCCCGCGATCAAAAAGACGCCCGACGGCCACGCGGATTTGATGCTGCTCGCCCGGCTTCAACTGTGCCAGGAGATGCTGCAGACCGCGCGCACGGGCAAGGCGGAAGTGAAGGAGCGCATCGACAACATCCGTTCGCTCGTCGAGCCGCGGATTCTCAATCATTACGACAAGCTGGCAAAGAGCCGCCCGCCCGCGCTGGTGCCCGTCGAGGGCGATACCTGCCAGGGCTGCTTCATGCGGCTGCCGTCGAAGTTCGTGCAACAGGTGCGCCAGGACCCCGCGCACATCCACACGTGTTTGAATTGCGCTCGGTTTATCTACGTCGTGTGA
- a CDS encoding penicillin acylase family protein, with translation MLGPIRNVFHRRIARTIFSLLAFMCVCAHAQVPSDPSVLWEQATIYRDEWGVPHVQADNFLAMSFAFGYAQAEDHIEGMLRAYRVANGRAAEVYGEEYALSDEFSLKMGYADLALAVYPYADAITRDLCNGFALGVNAWIIEHPGQTPEWAEGVRPEDILALMHCYLMSFAPFDLPGSFARPAASNTGNAWAIAPSRTTNGDTILVMNPHTDYRGPFQWYEAQLTCGGFNIYGATLFGLPVIVQGHNGLLGWSLTPNMSDFADVYMEPRGGGAAARNPADPTGPQGGALVSPDTLRYLQTVMNAKRYFVRTPAGMEERQVPYLDTPYGPVVGRYNNRTCSYFIGGFRDFGAIRQLHLMASATDYQQFRAALNEQQLPTFHIVYADHAGNLLYLYNSKVGAKNTPPPARDQILANRQQNTNAPLNIISWDAPVPANDTRFAWGPIVRIDQLPLIENPKSGYVQACGNPPWTATDGSGVDPNQYPPWLVHDPDTFRARRVRRLLSMGARSYQDAQAMVYDVLVPGAMFAMPKLLDAADKKADLLASAHPDLAPCLDILRNWNYVAEPSSEGMTVFHVWWNALCTLAGGANEFAVWEAIDGNSDQIQALALQAADEAARMMRSEFETLNKPWGDAHVFKRGERTLPAPGSVSGQPLFVASDALFEDGTWNVTYGYGFAMAVSFGARTEAATMVPFGASEDPVSPHYDDQMKLIQDRRLKPTRFEPEEVRRLASSAYGSVVRVSPPGMESEFTIRAQGPVTVTTKIDTRPITEIPEGLATFTVYAQIDQQPEDVDSEIEMKIYVPEEVCAQSNLGQLAIYGYDNAQGWAPLQAQELIADARVIAARDRRPRTYAVLGPAVSRIKVNPFARQLVALAVPDAKPLIAKAETELPPPQSAAAPPPSPRDMIAAPIVSSPAPVSPPAQTTPAEAAPVTPTPSESAPTDPNAQQREEPAQTPAPAPLVDSNPPMNTESEAQAEPAVGSKRTMPVMQYGLPTAPVAQKGAKEGALAWGQKLQLRPPGIEGLVLVSAKKQVGARLVVLPEPDQPLPAGLAAYTKFVRVDVQADGTPVELTVHLRPAAESVAASGLAALKLYAFDPAGGWEKLSDQSCDDAKRDFKGKDASARTYAVLGPAELVQKQASAR, from the coding sequence ATGTTGGGTCCAATCCGAAACGTCTTCCACCGGCGCATCGCGCGCACTATCTTTTCTCTTCTCGCGTTCATGTGCGTTTGCGCCCACGCGCAAGTCCCCTCCGATCCGTCCGTGCTTTGGGAACAGGCCACCATTTACCGCGACGAATGGGGTGTGCCGCACGTTCAGGCGGACAATTTTCTCGCGATGAGTTTTGCCTTCGGATATGCGCAGGCGGAGGACCACATCGAGGGCATGCTCCGCGCGTACCGCGTGGCGAACGGGCGCGCGGCGGAAGTGTACGGCGAGGAGTACGCGCTGTCGGACGAGTTCTCGCTGAAGATGGGGTACGCGGACCTCGCGCTCGCGGTGTATCCGTACGCGGACGCTATCACGCGCGACTTGTGCAACGGGTTTGCGCTCGGCGTAAACGCCTGGATCATCGAGCATCCCGGCCAGACGCCGGAATGGGCCGAAGGCGTCCGGCCCGAGGACATCCTTGCGCTGATGCATTGTTACCTCATGAGTTTCGCGCCATTCGATCTTCCAGGTTCCTTTGCGCGGCCCGCGGCGTCGAACACGGGAAACGCCTGGGCCATCGCACCTTCACGCACAACCAACGGCGACACGATTCTGGTGATGAACCCGCATACGGATTATCGCGGGCCGTTCCAATGGTACGAAGCGCAACTGACCTGCGGCGGATTTAACATTTACGGCGCGACACTGTTCGGCCTGCCGGTCATTGTGCAGGGACACAACGGTCTGCTCGGCTGGTCGCTCACACCGAACATGTCCGACTTCGCCGATGTGTACATGGAACCGCGAGGAGGTGGCGCGGCCGCGCGCAATCCCGCGGACCCGACTGGACCGCAGGGTGGCGCCTTAGTCTCGCCGGACACGCTGCGGTATCTGCAAACGGTGATGAACGCGAAGCGCTATTTCGTGCGAACTCCCGCGGGCATGGAAGAGCGGCAGGTGCCGTATCTCGATACGCCGTACGGCCCCGTCGTTGGGCGGTACAACAACCGCACCTGCAGCTACTTCATCGGCGGGTTCCGCGATTTTGGCGCGATTCGCCAATTGCACCTCATGGCAAGCGCGACGGACTATCAGCAGTTCCGGGCGGCGCTGAACGAGCAGCAACTGCCGACGTTTCACATTGTCTACGCGGACCACGCGGGCAATCTTTTGTACCTCTACAACAGCAAAGTTGGCGCGAAAAACACGCCGCCGCCCGCACGCGATCAGATACTTGCGAACCGGCAGCAGAACACGAACGCGCCCTTGAACATCATCTCGTGGGACGCGCCGGTACCCGCGAACGATACGCGGTTCGCGTGGGGCCCCATCGTGCGGATCGATCAACTGCCGCTGATCGAGAACCCGAAGAGCGGCTATGTTCAGGCCTGCGGCAATCCGCCCTGGACGGCTACGGACGGATCGGGCGTCGACCCAAACCAGTATCCGCCGTGGCTCGTTCACGATCCCGACACGTTCCGCGCGCGGCGCGTGCGTCGATTGCTGTCGATGGGAGCGCGCTCGTATCAGGACGCGCAGGCGATGGTCTACGACGTGCTGGTGCCGGGCGCGATGTTCGCGATGCCGAAACTTCTCGATGCGGCCGACAAGAAGGCCGATCTGCTCGCGAGCGCCCACCCGGACCTCGCGCCGTGCCTCGATATTCTGCGCAATTGGAACTATGTCGCGGAGCCGTCAAGCGAAGGCATGACCGTTTTTCACGTGTGGTGGAACGCGTTGTGCACGCTTGCGGGCGGCGCAAACGAATTCGCCGTGTGGGAAGCAATTGACGGCAACTCGGATCAGATTCAGGCGCTCGCGTTGCAGGCGGCGGACGAAGCGGCGCGGATGATGCGCAGTGAATTCGAGACGCTGAACAAGCCGTGGGGCGATGCGCACGTGTTCAAACGCGGCGAGCGCACGTTGCCGGCGCCGGGAAGCGTTTCGGGGCAGCCCTTGTTTGTCGCTTCCGATGCGCTGTTCGAAGACGGCACGTGGAACGTGACCTACGGATATGGGTTCGCGATGGCGGTGTCGTTCGGCGCGCGCACGGAGGCGGCGACGATGGTGCCGTTCGGCGCGTCGGAAGACCCGGTATCGCCGCATTACGACGACCAGATGAAACTGATCCAGGATCGGCGCCTGAAGCCGACCCGGTTCGAGCCGGAGGAAGTGCGCCGGCTGGCGTCATCCGCGTACGGGTCCGTGGTGCGCGTTTCGCCGCCGGGAATGGAATCGGAATTCACCATCCGCGCGCAGGGCCCGGTTACGGTGACAACGAAGATCGATACGCGCCCGATCACGGAGATTCCCGAGGGACTCGCGACATTCACCGTGTATGCGCAGATCGATCAGCAACCTGAGGATGTCGACAGCGAAATCGAGATGAAGATATACGTTCCGGAGGAAGTGTGCGCGCAATCGAACCTCGGTCAACTCGCGATATACGGATACGACAACGCGCAGGGGTGGGCCCCCCTGCAAGCCCAGGAACTCATCGCCGATGCGCGTGTCATTGCCGCGCGCGATCGGCGTCCGCGCACATATGCGGTGCTCGGGCCGGCGGTGTCGCGCATCAAGGTGAATCCGTTTGCGCGGCAGCTCGTCGCGCTGGCCGTGCCGGACGCCAAGCCGCTCATCGCGAAAGCGGAAACCGAATTGCCGCCACCGCAGTCCGCCGCCGCGCCGCCACCTTCGCCGCGGGACATGATCGCCGCGCCCATAGTATCTTCGCCCGCGCCGGTGTCACCGCCTGCGCAGACAACGCCGGCAGAAGCAGCGCCCGTCACGCCAACTCCGTCAGAATCGGCGCCAACGGACCCAAATGCGCAGCAACGCGAAGAGCCGGCGCAGACCCCCGCACCCGCGCCGCTGGTGGACAGCAATCCCCCGATGAATACTGAATCGGAAGCGCAGGCCGAACCGGCGGTGGGCTCGAAACGCACGATGCCGGTGATGCAATACGGTCTGCCCACGGCGCCCGTTGCGCAAAAAGGCGCAAAAGAGGGCGCGCTGGCATGGGGACAAAAGTTGCAGTTGCGCCCGCCGGGCATCGAGGGGCTGGTGCTCGTGTCGGCGAAAAAGCAGGTGGGCGCGCGGCTCGTGGTGTTGCCCGAACCGGACCAGCCGCTCCCGGCCGGTCTTGCCGCGTACACGAAGTTTGTGCGCGTGGACGTGCAGGCGGATGGCACGCCCGTCGAGTTGACGGTCCACCTGAGGCCGGCGGCCGAGTCGGTTGCTGCGAGCGGACTTGCCGCGCTCAAACTGTACGCGTTCGATCCCGCCGGCGGCTGGGAGAAGCTCTCCGATCAGTCCTGCGACGACGCCAAGCGCGATTTCAAGGGAAAAGATGCCTCTGCGCGCACCTATGCCGTGCTGGGACCCGCGGAACTCGTGCAGAAGCAAGCCTCCGCACGTTGA
- a CDS encoding VCBS repeat-containing protein yields the protein MLSSVALAVVGVATAFGVWPMHVIDQSSKGADGVRLSKPDESGRFEIATGWEEGGDVRVVTKPDVGAIREPWPSLSVGNVESPEDAVQIDLDADGWLDVVSCTEGKNQSVYVHWNPGPISLAPTPGLNSIVTHWKPRAVPALEKKAAWMFCVPLSITNGARPDLVIGAKDPNGQIGWLETKGTSRRTDSWKWHKLRTAGWVMSLVAEDMDGDGDQDILFSDRKGPATGVYWLERTDDVNVWPEHEIGARGREVMFITTGDIDGDGDRDVAAAVKPRDIIVFLREDVQGTKWRAETITFSDAFGTSKAVCIADIDNDGLQDLAVTCEQADTASGVFWLSRAADGKWNEHDIAGAPGIKYDLIVPYDLDGDGDLDLITCEEREINAVIWYENPTVPHGAGE from the coding sequence ATGCTGTCTAGCGTCGCGCTTGCGGTTGTGGGAGTAGCCACTGCGTTTGGCGTGTGGCCGATGCATGTCATCGACCAGTCGTCGAAAGGCGCGGACGGGGTGCGGCTTTCCAAGCCGGATGAAAGCGGGCGTTTTGAAATCGCGACGGGCTGGGAGGAAGGCGGGGATGTTCGCGTGGTTACGAAGCCAGACGTAGGCGCGATCAGAGAGCCGTGGCCTTCGTTGTCCGTTGGAAACGTGGAGAGCCCCGAAGATGCGGTGCAAATCGACCTGGACGCGGACGGCTGGCTCGATGTCGTGTCGTGCACGGAAGGAAAGAACCAATCCGTGTATGTGCATTGGAACCCCGGCCCGATTTCGTTAGCCCCCACGCCCGGTCTGAATTCGATCGTAACGCATTGGAAGCCGCGGGCAGTACCCGCGCTTGAGAAAAAGGCCGCGTGGATGTTCTGCGTTCCCTTGTCTATCACGAACGGCGCGCGGCCGGACCTTGTGATCGGCGCAAAGGACCCGAACGGGCAGATCGGATGGCTGGAGACGAAGGGCACGTCGCGACGCACCGATTCGTGGAAGTGGCACAAGCTGCGCACGGCGGGCTGGGTGATGTCGCTCGTCGCGGAAGACATGGACGGCGACGGCGATCAGGACATTCTGTTTTCGGATCGAAAGGGTCCGGCAACGGGCGTGTACTGGCTGGAGCGAACGGACGATGTGAACGTGTGGCCGGAGCATGAGATCGGCGCGCGTGGGCGCGAGGTCATGTTCATCACAACCGGCGACATCGATGGAGACGGCGACCGTGACGTTGCCGCCGCAGTGAAGCCGCGGGACATCATCGTCTTCCTGCGGGAGGATGTGCAGGGGACGAAATGGCGCGCGGAGACGATTACCTTTTCCGACGCGTTCGGCACGAGCAAGGCGGTGTGCATCGCGGACATCGACAACGACGGGTTGCAGGATTTGGCGGTGACCTGCGAGCAGGCGGACACGGCCTCCGGCGTGTTTTGGCTGTCGCGCGCCGCGGACGGCAAGTGGAACGAACACGATATCGCGGGCGCGCCGGGAATCAAGTATGACCTGATCGTGCCGTACGATCTCGACGGGGACGGGGACCTGGACCTGATTACTTGCGAGGAACGCGAGATCAACGCCGTGATCTGGTACGAGAACCCGACGGTGCCGCACGGCGCGGGCGAGTAG